In Aquimarina sp. TRL1, a single window of DNA contains:
- a CDS encoding SRPBCC family protein — protein sequence MGILKKILLVIAILIAIPLITALFVKKEYDVEREVIIDKPKQEVFEYVKYLKNQDQYSKWALMDPEMKKTYSGTDGMVGFIAAWDSENEEVGKGEQEIKKITEGERIDYELRFLTPFQSTEPAYMITEAISGNKTKVKWGFSGHMDYPMNLMMLFMDFEQMIGDDLNTGLQNLKNILEK from the coding sequence CTATTCTAATAGCCATTCCCCTCATTACTGCATTATTTGTAAAAAAAGAGTATGATGTGGAAAGAGAAGTCATCATCGACAAACCCAAACAGGAAGTTTTTGAATATGTAAAGTATCTCAAAAATCAAGATCAATATAGCAAATGGGCATTGATGGATCCTGAAATGAAAAAAACATATAGTGGTACTGATGGTATGGTAGGGTTTATCGCTGCCTGGGATAGTGAAAATGAAGAAGTCGGAAAAGGAGAACAGGAAATAAAAAAAATTACGGAAGGAGAACGTATTGATTATGAACTTCGTTTTTTGACACCTTTTCAATCAACGGAACCTGCCTATATGATTACAGAAGCAATATCCGGAAATAAAACAAAAGTGAAATGGGGATTCAGTGGACATATGGATTACCCTATGAACCTTATGATGCTCTTCATGGATTTCGAACAAATGATTGGAGACGACCTCAATACCGGTTTACAAAACTTAAAAAATATTCTGGAAAAATAA